The proteins below come from a single Arthrobacter sp. zg-Y1171 genomic window:
- the nrdE gene encoding class 1b ribonucleoside-diphosphate reductase subunit alpha, producing MTDSKELPEAYKDLGYHELNAMLNLYGKNGEIQFDADRAAARQYFLQHVNNNTVFFHDLEEKLEYLVKNEYYEPETLDQYSMTFIKELYTRAYKKKFRFETFLGAFKFYTSYTLKTFDGKRYLERYEDRVCMVALHLARGDEQLATQMVDEIIEGRFQPATPTFLNAGKAQRGELVSCFLLRIEDNMESIGRSINSALQLSKRGGGVAFALTNIREVGAPIKQIENQSSGVIPVMKLLEDSFSYANQLGARQGAGAVYLHAHHPDINRFLDTKRENADEKIRIKTLSLGVVVPDITFDLAKRDEDMYLFSPYDVEKVYGMPFSDISVTEKYYEMVDDSRIKKTKIRAREFFQTLAEIQFESGYPYIMFEDTVNRENPIDGKIIMSNLCSEILQVSQPTTYNDDLSYDETGKDISCNLGSLNIAKTMDSPDFGRTIETAIRALTAVSDMSHIGSVPSIAKGNDMSHAIGLGQMNLHGYLARERVYYGSEEGIDFTNMYFYTVVYHAVRASNLLAIETGRKFAGFERSKYATGEYFDKYTNQEWAPQTQRVRELFDGVHIPTQADWEALKASVMEHGIYNQNLQAVPPTGSISYINNSTSSIHPVASKIEIRKEGKLGRVYYPAPYLTNDNLEYYQDAYEIGYEKIIDTYAAATQHVDQGLSLTLFFKDTATTRDINKAQIYAWRKGIKTIYYIRLRQLALEGTEVEGCVSCML from the coding sequence ATGACGGACTCCAAGGAGCTCCCGGAGGCTTACAAGGACCTGGGCTACCACGAGCTCAACGCCATGCTGAACCTGTACGGCAAGAACGGAGAGATCCAGTTCGACGCCGACCGCGCTGCTGCGCGCCAGTACTTCCTCCAGCACGTTAACAACAACACGGTCTTCTTCCATGACCTGGAAGAGAAGCTGGAATACCTGGTCAAGAACGAGTACTACGAGCCGGAAACGCTCGACCAGTACTCCATGACCTTCATCAAGGAGCTGTACACCCGCGCCTACAAGAAGAAGTTCCGCTTCGAAACCTTCCTCGGCGCGTTCAAGTTCTACACCTCGTACACGCTGAAGACCTTCGACGGTAAGCGTTACCTGGAGCGCTACGAAGACCGTGTCTGCATGGTTGCCCTGCACCTGGCCCGCGGCGACGAGCAGCTCGCCACGCAGATGGTGGACGAAATCATCGAGGGCCGCTTCCAGCCGGCCACCCCCACGTTCCTCAACGCCGGCAAGGCCCAGCGCGGCGAGCTCGTCTCCTGCTTCCTGCTGCGCATCGAAGACAACATGGAGTCCATCGGCCGCTCCATCAACTCCGCGCTGCAGCTCTCCAAGCGCGGCGGCGGCGTCGCCTTTGCACTGACCAACATCCGCGAGGTCGGCGCGCCGATCAAGCAGATCGAGAACCAGTCCTCCGGCGTCATCCCCGTGATGAAGCTCCTTGAGGACAGCTTCTCCTACGCGAACCAGCTCGGTGCCCGCCAGGGTGCCGGTGCCGTGTACCTGCACGCCCACCACCCGGACATCAACCGGTTCCTCGACACCAAGCGCGAGAACGCCGACGAGAAGATCCGCATCAAGACCCTTTCCCTCGGCGTCGTCGTCCCGGACATCACCTTCGACCTGGCCAAGCGCGACGAGGACATGTACCTGTTCTCGCCGTACGACGTCGAGAAGGTCTACGGCATGCCGTTCTCCGACATCTCGGTCACCGAGAAGTACTACGAGATGGTGGACGATTCCCGGATCAAGAAGACCAAGATCCGTGCCCGCGAGTTCTTCCAGACCCTTGCCGAGATCCAGTTCGAGTCCGGCTACCCGTACATCATGTTCGAGGACACGGTGAACCGGGAGAACCCGATCGACGGCAAGATCATCATGTCCAACCTGTGCTCGGAAATCCTCCAGGTTTCCCAGCCCACCACGTACAACGATGACCTGTCCTACGACGAGACCGGCAAGGACATCTCCTGCAACCTCGGCTCGCTGAACATTGCCAAGACCATGGACTCGCCGGACTTCGGCCGGACCATCGAGACGGCTATCCGTGCGCTGACCGCCGTTTCGGACATGAGCCACATCGGCTCCGTTCCGTCCATTGCCAAGGGCAATGACATGTCGCATGCCATCGGCCTGGGCCAGATGAACCTGCACGGCTACCTGGCACGCGAGCGGGTCTATTACGGTTCCGAAGAAGGCATCGACTTCACGAACATGTACTTCTACACGGTGGTCTACCACGCCGTGCGGGCGTCGAACCTGCTGGCCATCGAGACCGGCCGCAAGTTCGCCGGCTTCGAGCGCTCCAAGTACGCCACGGGGGAGTACTTCGACAAGTACACCAACCAGGAATGGGCACCGCAGACGCAGCGTGTCCGCGAACTGTTCGACGGCGTGCACATCCCCACCCAGGCTGACTGGGAGGCGCTGAAGGCTTCGGTCATGGAACACGGCATCTACAACCAGAACCTGCAGGCCGTGCCGCCCACCGGCTCGATCTCCTACATCAACAACTCCACCTCCTCCATCCACCCGGTGGCGTCGAAGATCGAGATCCGCAAGGAAGGCAAGCTGGGACGCGTCTACTACCCGGCTCCGTACCTGACCAACGACAACCTGGAGTACTACCAGGATGCGTACGAGATCGGCTACGAGAAGATCATCGACACCTACGCCGCTGCGACGCAGCACGTGGACCAGGGCCTGTCCCTGACGTTGTTCTTCAAGGACACCGCAACCACCCGCGACATCAACAAGGCGCAGATCTACGCCTGGCGCAAGGGCATCAAGACCATCTACTACATCCGCCTGCGCCAGCTCGCGCTGGAAGGCACCGAGGTTGAGGGCTGCGTTTCCTGCATGCTGTAA
- the nrdI gene encoding class Ib ribonucleoside-diphosphate reductase assembly flavoprotein NrdI — MADQAGFAPASASAGDGQPETDASLIYFSSASGYTRRFVEKLGIFAAALPLHTSQPTLLATRPYVLLLPTYGGTAASPGAAARGAVPKQVIKFLNNERNRSLIRGVIGAGNTNFGDSYCLAADIIAVKCQVPVLYRFELMGTSEDVAKVNEGLEKFWTHQSQKPA; from the coding sequence ATGGCAGACCAAGCCGGCTTTGCGCCGGCATCGGCATCCGCAGGGGATGGACAACCGGAAACGGACGCCTCCCTGATCTACTTCTCCTCAGCCTCCGGGTATACCCGCCGTTTTGTGGAAAAGCTCGGGATTTTCGCGGCGGCTCTTCCGCTCCACACCTCCCAGCCCACACTGCTGGCCACCCGGCCCTACGTACTGCTGCTTCCCACCTACGGTGGAACGGCTGCATCACCGGGGGCCGCAGCCCGGGGCGCCGTTCCCAAGCAGGTCATCAAGTTCCTGAACAACGAGCGCAACCGCTCCTTGATCCGGGGTGTGATCGGGGCGGGCAACACAAACTTCGGGGACTCCTATTGCCTCGCGGCGGACATCATCGCCGTGAAGTGCCAGGTCCCCGTGCTGTATCGATTTGAACTCATGGGCACGTCCGAGGACGTCGCCAAGGTTAACGAAGGATTGGAAAAGTTTTGGACACATCAGTCGCAGAAGCCGGCATGA
- the nrdH gene encoding glutaredoxin-like protein NrdH, whose translation MTVTVYTKPACVQCNATYRALDKKGIVYQSVDMSQDPEALERVRAMGYMQAPVVVTEQDSWSGFRPDKIEELAQAQVSSVA comes from the coding sequence ATGACCGTTACGGTTTACACCAAGCCCGCCTGCGTACAGTGCAACGCCACTTACCGCGCCCTCGACAAGAAGGGCATTGTGTACCAGAGCGTGGACATGTCGCAGGACCCCGAGGCCCTCGAGCGCGTCCGTGCCATGGGCTACATGCAGGCCCCCGTTGTCGTCACCGAGCAGGACTCCTGGTCCGGCTTCCGGCCCGACAAGATCGAAGAGCTGGCCCAGGCGCAGGTTTCCTCCGTAGCCTAG
- a CDS encoding LysR family transcriptional regulator: MVNPVHLKTLLEVLRTGSFAGAALRLGYTASAVSQQMSALEKDTGARLFERSARTASPTEAAVVMARHAVKVLTDMDALLAAAARPGPGSSEVLRLGIFPSLATFALPELLASPQWRDLGIDLLLSVAEPAQTIQGLRTGGNLDVALVYQVGQGGLAWPSSISRRWLGDDNFRVVLPESWGIRSGAEMSAEQLAGMPWIMHHPGTPDALVIERLFASCSLHPQVAAYCDDFNASLAMASAGLGAALVPELAMLNRPAGTVVLDVPEIRLARSIFALLIHEQNVQVRLFLDRLADVLGRRSIVPLPTSGARQG; this comes from the coding sequence ATGGTCAACCCCGTGCACCTGAAGACGCTGCTGGAGGTTCTCCGCACCGGGTCGTTTGCCGGAGCCGCCCTGCGGCTGGGCTACACGGCCTCGGCCGTGTCCCAGCAGATGTCCGCCCTGGAGAAGGACACCGGTGCGCGCCTGTTCGAGCGTTCCGCCCGCACCGCCTCGCCCACGGAAGCCGCCGTCGTCATGGCCCGGCACGCCGTCAAGGTGCTCACCGACATGGATGCCCTCCTGGCGGCCGCGGCCCGTCCCGGACCGGGCAGCTCAGAGGTGCTGCGCCTGGGCATCTTCCCCAGCCTGGCCACCTTCGCCCTGCCGGAACTGCTGGCGTCGCCCCAGTGGCGGGATCTGGGAATTGACCTGCTGCTTTCCGTCGCCGAACCGGCACAGACCATCCAGGGGCTTCGCACGGGAGGGAACCTCGACGTCGCACTGGTGTACCAGGTGGGCCAGGGCGGACTGGCCTGGCCGTCCTCCATCAGCCGCCGCTGGCTGGGCGACGATAATTTCCGTGTGGTGCTGCCCGAGTCCTGGGGCATCCGCAGCGGCGCCGAGATGTCCGCCGAGCAGCTGGCGGGGATGCCCTGGATCATGCATCATCCAGGCACCCCCGATGCCCTGGTGATCGAGCGGCTCTTCGCCAGCTGCAGCCTCCACCCGCAGGTGGCCGCGTACTGCGATGACTTCAACGCCAGCCTGGCCATGGCTTCCGCCGGCCTTGGCGCGGCGCTGGTGCCCGAACTGGCGATGCTGAACCGGCCGGCCGGCACCGTGGTGCTGGATGTCCCCGAAATCCGGCTGGCCCGTAGCATCTTCGCCCTGCTGATCCATGAACAAAACGTGCAGGTCCGGCTGTTCCTGGACCGGCTGGCCGATGTGCTGGGCCGCCGGAGCATAGTGCCGCTCCCCACATCCGGTGCCCGGCAGGGCTGA
- a CDS encoding aromatic acid exporter family protein, with protein MTTGEKTISKRSLSAVTNRVTGVLRVTRFQLAFKATLAVGIAWTLAPHVPGVASQYPYYAPLGAIVSMYPTVSGSFRTGMETLAGLVTGMLLALGALLIGTPNVWTISVIVGIGVLLGGLNFLGASGREYVPMAALFVLLLGGDDPDGYSFGYGVQMLVGVVVGLGVNALVFPPLHLNGAVNGLVTLRKSLARQLRDMGTALEETWPPKHEDWSQRESELDTLTKEVREAVELADTSRHGNIRSRKYSRDFTADYRALRAMERATRHVKDMTEVLTDAIWRNPQNVAVPAALTVPLAKAVNGCAEAVEAWDPESEEHSTATQALVELVRLVNTSGSADSPVDATAALAMDLRRILRIINTESDGDA; from the coding sequence ATGACCACTGGCGAAAAAACCATCTCCAAACGGTCATTGAGTGCCGTTACCAACCGGGTGACCGGAGTCCTGCGCGTCACCCGCTTCCAGCTCGCCTTCAAGGCCACCCTCGCTGTCGGCATCGCCTGGACACTTGCCCCGCACGTGCCGGGGGTGGCTTCGCAGTACCCGTATTACGCTCCGCTGGGTGCCATTGTCAGCATGTACCCCACCGTCTCCGGTTCCTTCCGCACCGGCATGGAAACCCTGGCGGGCCTGGTGACCGGCATGCTTTTGGCGCTGGGGGCCCTGCTGATCGGCACCCCGAATGTCTGGACCATTTCCGTGATCGTCGGCATTGGCGTGCTGCTCGGCGGGTTGAACTTCCTGGGGGCGTCCGGCCGGGAATACGTGCCGATGGCTGCGCTGTTCGTGCTGCTCCTGGGCGGTGATGATCCGGACGGCTATTCGTTCGGCTACGGCGTGCAGATGCTGGTTGGTGTCGTTGTCGGGCTGGGCGTCAACGCCCTCGTCTTCCCGCCCCTGCACCTGAACGGCGCCGTCAACGGGCTGGTCACACTGCGGAAATCGCTGGCACGGCAACTGCGGGACATGGGAACGGCGCTGGAGGAAACCTGGCCGCCCAAACACGAGGACTGGTCCCAGCGCGAGAGCGAACTGGATACCCTGACCAAGGAGGTCCGGGAAGCCGTGGAGCTGGCGGACACCAGCCGGCACGGAAACATCCGCAGCCGCAAGTACAGCCGTGATTTCACTGCCGACTACCGGGCGCTGCGGGCCATGGAACGCGCCACCCGGCATGTGAAGGACATGACCGAAGTCCTCACCGACGCCATCTGGCGGAATCCGCAGAACGTCGCTGTCCCGGCCGCCCTGACCGTACCCCTGGCCAAGGCAGTAAACGGCTGTGCCGAAGCGGTGGAGGCCTGGGATCCCGAAAGCGAGGAGCACTCCACGGCAACCCAGGCGCTCGTGGAGCTGGTGCGCCTGGTCAACACCTCGGGCTCGGCCGACAGCCCCGTGGATGCGACGGCCGCCCTGGCCATGGACCTGCGCCGCATCCTGCGGATCATCAACACGGAGTCCGACGGCGACGCCTAG
- a CDS encoding NAD(P)H-binding protein, with the protein MKIVVTTPTGHVGSRVLRLLIQAGVRPTALLRDASRLEPGLRGFCDVVEGNQDDEDAVLRATFGADALYWVDPPSDDDDPLDGYERFGETAAAAVTANAVPRVVFQSSVGAEVRSGFGEVDGLARTEVLLNGTGAHVTHLRCGYFFTNLLADLDSVRAGVLTTILPVEHRMPWVDPRDIGDVAAGRLLATDWHGRRTLGVLGPQDLSFREVAAVVGAAVGRPLAALQISETEYAGMLRGAGLTEARIEGILGMSRGQLDFTPEDPRSLVTSTPTALAAWAYDVLRPALNPQS; encoded by the coding sequence GTGAAAATTGTCGTTACCACGCCCACGGGGCACGTTGGTTCCCGGGTCTTAAGGCTGCTCATCCAGGCAGGCGTCCGGCCGACGGCCCTGCTGCGCGACGCCTCCCGGCTGGAGCCCGGGCTCCGGGGGTTCTGCGATGTGGTGGAGGGCAACCAGGACGATGAGGACGCCGTCCTGCGTGCCACCTTCGGCGCCGATGCCCTGTACTGGGTGGATCCGCCCAGTGATGACGACGACCCGCTGGACGGCTATGAGCGGTTCGGGGAGACGGCCGCCGCAGCGGTGACCGCCAATGCCGTTCCGCGCGTGGTGTTCCAGAGCAGTGTGGGGGCCGAGGTCCGCAGCGGGTTCGGTGAAGTGGACGGCCTGGCCCGCACGGAAGTACTGCTGAACGGTACGGGCGCGCACGTGACGCACCTGCGCTGCGGCTATTTCTTCACGAACCTGCTCGCTGATCTGGACTCCGTGCGCGCCGGCGTGCTGACCACCATCCTGCCCGTCGAGCACCGGATGCCGTGGGTCGATCCGCGGGACATCGGGGACGTTGCGGCCGGGCGGCTGCTGGCCACGGACTGGCACGGCAGGCGCACCCTCGGGGTTCTCGGCCCGCAGGACCTCTCGTTCCGTGAGGTTGCCGCGGTTGTGGGTGCCGCCGTCGGCCGCCCGCTGGCCGCACTGCAGATATCCGAGACGGAGTATGCCGGCATGCTGCGCGGGGCCGGACTAACGGAGGCCAGGATCGAGGGGATCCTGGGGATGTCGCGCGGCCAGCTGGACTTCACCCCGGAAGACCCCCGCAGCCTGGTGACCTCCACCCCCACCGCCCTGGCGGCGTGGGCTTACGATGTCCTTCGCCCGGCCCTGAATCCGCAGAGCTAG
- a CDS encoding App1 family protein produces the protein MTKNPADRPADKTPVAHLGMRMEDSLHAWRDERARKRGDVQIVLPFTGYGSTEWVRVLGRVILAKPGYFDGAEKSMASKAIADGIRGWRNFMSPPVNKATVTVVVGDQKHVVTADRGGVVDAVLPADLAPGWTTVLLRSEDGEETTAPIYVVDPAAEVGVVSDIDDTIMVTALPRPMLAAWNTFVLDEHARTPTPGMAVMMDRLARENPVGPVLYLSTGAWNVAATLTRFITRNLYPAGPLLLTDWGPTTDRWFRSGQAHKRSQLERLAQEFPDIKWLLIGDNGQHDEEIYADFAQRHPENVRAIAIRQLSAGEAVLAGGRTGKPGETPVDVPWIYAPDGAGMARQLAELGLLTDEG, from the coding sequence ATGACAAAAAACCCCGCAGACCGTCCGGCGGACAAAACTCCGGTGGCCCACCTCGGCATGCGCATGGAGGATTCCCTGCATGCATGGCGCGATGAACGTGCCCGGAAGCGGGGGGACGTGCAGATAGTCCTTCCCTTCACCGGATACGGCTCCACGGAATGGGTGCGCGTACTTGGCCGGGTCATCCTGGCCAAGCCCGGTTATTTTGACGGCGCTGAAAAGTCGATGGCGTCCAAGGCGATCGCCGACGGCATCCGCGGCTGGCGGAACTTCATGAGCCCGCCGGTCAACAAAGCCACGGTCACCGTGGTTGTGGGCGACCAGAAGCATGTGGTCACCGCGGACCGGGGAGGAGTGGTTGACGCCGTCCTTCCTGCGGATCTTGCTCCGGGCTGGACTACCGTCCTGCTTCGTTCCGAAGACGGCGAGGAAACCACCGCGCCGATCTACGTGGTGGATCCGGCCGCCGAGGTAGGCGTGGTGTCGGACATTGACGACACCATCATGGTCACCGCACTTCCACGGCCGATGCTGGCAGCCTGGAACACCTTTGTCCTCGATGAGCACGCCCGTACGCCCACACCGGGAATGGCGGTGATGATGGACCGCCTGGCACGGGAAAACCCCGTGGGCCCGGTGCTCTACCTCTCGACCGGCGCCTGGAACGTCGCCGCTACGCTGACCAGGTTCATTACCCGCAACCTGTATCCGGCCGGTCCGCTGCTGCTGACCGACTGGGGTCCCACCACGGACCGCTGGTTCCGCAGCGGCCAGGCGCACAAGCGCAGCCAGCTGGAACGGCTGGCCCAGGAATTCCCGGACATCAAGTGGCTGCTGATCGGCGATAACGGCCAGCATGACGAAGAGATTTACGCCGACTTCGCCCAGCGCCACCCGGAAAACGTCCGGGCCATTGCCATCCGCCAGCTGTCGGCCGGCGAAGCGGTGCTGGCCGGCGGACGGACGGGCAAGCCGGGGGAGACCCCCGTGGACGTCCCCTGGATCTACGCGCCCGACGGCGCCGGGATGGCCCGTCAGCTCGCGGAGCTCGGGCTGCTGACCGACGAGGGGTAG
- a CDS encoding acyl-CoA desaturase, which translates to MSLTASSTAPVEEVPSEKKPRRNNVTSTYSGLLKAVRDEGLLKRRSSFYITTFVFLCIGLVAAATGSFFIGESWFQLLIAAALGILLTQLAFIAHEASHRQVFESGPANDRAGKFVANAVVGISYQWWMNKHSRHHANPNTVGKDPDIDMDTISFLPEQAARQKGFMAWFARRQGWLFFPLLMLEGINLHATSIKHLFANKQVKGRISELVMVFTRLGLYLAAVFFFLPVGMAFAFIGVQLAVFGVYMGASFAPNHKGMPILPRDSKVDFLSRQVLTSRNIVGRGMNTLMGGLNYQVEHHLFPSMPRPSLARASELVKEHCSKHSIPYTETTLVQSYAIVVRYLNEVGLSARDPFDCPVRSKYRI; encoded by the coding sequence ATGAGTTTAACCGCATCCTCCACTGCACCCGTTGAAGAAGTCCCGAGCGAAAAGAAGCCGCGCCGGAATAACGTCACCAGCACCTACTCCGGACTGCTTAAAGCCGTCCGCGACGAAGGCCTGCTGAAGCGCCGGAGCTCTTTCTACATCACCACTTTCGTGTTCCTGTGCATCGGCCTGGTTGCCGCCGCCACAGGGTCTTTCTTTATCGGGGAGAGCTGGTTCCAGCTGCTCATCGCCGCGGCGCTGGGCATACTCCTGACGCAGCTAGCGTTTATTGCGCACGAGGCCTCGCACCGCCAGGTGTTCGAATCGGGGCCGGCTAATGACCGGGCCGGTAAGTTCGTGGCAAACGCCGTCGTCGGCATCAGTTACCAGTGGTGGATGAACAAGCACAGCCGGCACCATGCCAACCCCAACACGGTGGGCAAGGACCCGGACATCGACATGGACACCATCTCCTTCCTTCCGGAGCAGGCGGCACGGCAGAAGGGCTTCATGGCCTGGTTTGCACGCCGCCAGGGATGGCTGTTCTTCCCGCTGCTGATGCTGGAGGGCATCAACCTGCATGCGACGTCCATCAAGCACCTGTTCGCGAACAAGCAGGTCAAGGGACGCATCTCCGAACTGGTCATGGTCTTCACCCGTCTGGGCCTGTACCTGGCTGCCGTGTTCTTCTTCCTGCCGGTGGGAATGGCCTTCGCCTTCATCGGCGTGCAGCTTGCAGTTTTCGGTGTCTACATGGGTGCTTCGTTCGCCCCGAACCACAAGGGCATGCCGATTCTCCCCAGGGACTCCAAGGTCGATTTCCTTAGCCGCCAGGTTCTGACTTCGCGGAACATCGTGGGCCGCGGCATGAACACCCTGATGGGTGGACTGAACTACCAGGTGGAGCACCACCTGTTCCCGAGCATGCCCCGGCCGTCGCTGGCCCGGGCCAGCGAACTGGTGAAGGAACACTGCTCCAAGCACTCCATCCCCTACACCGAGACCACGCTCGTGCAGTCCTACGCCATTGTGGTCCGGTACCTCAACGAGGTGGGGCTCTCCGCCCGGGATCCGTTCGACTGCCCGGTCCGGTCAAAGTACCGCATCTAG
- a CDS encoding amino acid deaminase/aldolase — MSPPWLTPETYWPALSEATAALPAPVAVLGLEALRSNAADLLRRAGGMPLRIASKSLRVRGVIEALLQLPGFRGVFGYTLPEALWLAERCTDVLVGYPSTDRPALTRLLGDERLAARVTLMVDDESQLDLIDALAPAGKRPEVRICLDADASWQAPALGFIGTRRSPLHTPDEAVRLGRRIAARPGFRLVGLMMYEAQVAGVGDAVPGAGPRNVLMRHLQPRSMAELLGRRQLIAGRLRDLAPLEFVNGGGTGSIEATRADPAVTEITAGSGLFGGHLFDNYRAFTPAPAAAYAFDVVRRPTSDTATVLGGGWIASGPPGASRLPRPVWPAGLRFLPREGAGEVQTPLHGAAAGTLRPGDRAWFRHAKSGEPAEHLNEYQVVDGGKIVDTLPTYRGEGKAFL, encoded by the coding sequence GTGTCCCCTCCCTGGCTGACCCCCGAAACCTATTGGCCCGCATTGTCGGAGGCCACGGCGGCACTGCCGGCACCGGTGGCGGTGCTGGGGCTGGAGGCTCTTCGGTCCAACGCTGCGGACCTGCTCCGGCGCGCCGGCGGCATGCCCCTGCGGATTGCCAGCAAGTCCCTCCGCGTCCGCGGCGTCATAGAGGCGCTGCTTCAGCTCCCCGGTTTTCGGGGCGTTTTCGGTTACACACTCCCCGAAGCCCTGTGGCTGGCGGAGCGGTGCACGGATGTTTTAGTGGGATATCCCAGCACGGACCGGCCGGCCCTCACCCGGCTGCTGGGCGACGAACGGCTGGCCGCCCGGGTGACCCTGATGGTCGACGACGAGTCCCAGCTGGACCTGATAGATGCCCTGGCACCGGCGGGCAAGCGCCCGGAGGTGCGTATCTGCCTGGATGCGGACGCCTCCTGGCAGGCGCCGGCGCTGGGCTTCATCGGCACCCGGCGGTCTCCCCTGCACACCCCGGACGAAGCCGTCCGACTGGGCCGTCGGATTGCCGCCCGCCCCGGCTTCCGGCTGGTGGGTTTGATGATGTACGAAGCCCAGGTGGCCGGCGTGGGCGACGCGGTTCCCGGGGCAGGCCCGCGGAATGTCCTCATGCGGCACCTGCAGCCGCGGTCCATGGCCGAGCTCCTCGGCCGCAGGCAGCTCATTGCCGGGCGGCTGCGCGATCTGGCCCCGCTCGAATTCGTGAACGGCGGCGGCACCGGCTCCATCGAAGCCACGCGCGCGGACCCGGCGGTCACCGAGATTACGGCCGGTTCCGGACTCTTCGGCGGACACCTGTTCGACAACTACCGTGCGTTTACGCCGGCCCCTGCCGCCGCCTACGCGTTCGACGTCGTCCGCCGTCCGACGTCGGACACCGCCACCGTGCTGGGCGGCGGATGGATCGCCTCGGGGCCGCCGGGAGCCAGCCGCCTTCCGCGTCCGGTCTGGCCGGCGGGCCTGCGTTTCCTCCCGCGGGAAGGGGCGGGAGAGGTACAGACTCCCCTGCACGGAGCGGCTGCCGGGACGCTGCGTCCCGGTGACCGCGCCTGGTTCCGGCATGCCAAGAGCGGCGAGCCGGCCGAACACCTCAACGAGTACCAGGTCGTGGACGGCGGGAAGATCGTGGACACGTTGCCCACCTACCGCGGCGAGGGGAAGGCGTTCCTGTGA
- a CDS encoding D-arabinono-1,4-lactone oxidase codes for MRTAGAGWENWGRNVTAEPLRVERPIDTAGLQRCVAGAAGAGQRVKAVGAGHSFTDIAATDGVQLDLSALQGVVAVDTERCRVRLRAGTRLHRIPALLEPYGLAMPNLGDIDRQSIAGAVSTGTHGTGAGFGGMATQVAGVTLVQPDGGLLSVGSGDPLLPAAALGLGALGVIADVTLQCVPAFVLQAEERSEPLADVLEGLDDRVKATDHFEFYWFPHTDRAATKANTRLPGAARCRPPGPAARWINDSLLANTVFRGTCAVGSAVPAVVPAVNAAAARLLGGRDYSDASARVFTTRRNVRFREMEYAVPADRLGPAFSALRELIEERRWRISFPVEVRWAAADDRWLSTAYGRETAYIAVHRYYREDFAEYFDAVEELMLAHGGRPHWGKLHSLQAAALAERYPRFRDFLAVREQLDPGRVFANAYLDRVLGA; via the coding sequence GTGAGGACGGCGGGCGCCGGGTGGGAAAACTGGGGACGGAACGTTACTGCGGAACCGCTTCGCGTGGAGCGCCCGATCGATACCGCCGGCCTGCAGCGTTGCGTGGCCGGCGCGGCCGGCGCCGGGCAGCGGGTCAAGGCCGTAGGGGCGGGCCACAGCTTCACCGACATTGCCGCCACCGACGGCGTCCAGCTGGACCTCAGTGCCCTGCAGGGAGTAGTCGCAGTGGACACCGAAAGGTGCCGGGTGCGGCTCCGGGCCGGCACCCGGCTGCATCGGATTCCGGCACTGCTGGAACCGTACGGACTGGCAATGCCGAACCTCGGCGACATTGACCGGCAGTCCATCGCCGGTGCAGTTTCCACCGGGACGCACGGAACGGGTGCCGGGTTCGGCGGAATGGCCACCCAAGTGGCGGGCGTGACCCTGGTCCAGCCCGACGGCGGCCTGCTCAGCGTGGGCAGCGGGGATCCCCTGCTCCCGGCCGCCGCCCTCGGACTGGGTGCCCTGGGTGTCATCGCCGACGTCACCCTCCAGTGCGTACCCGCATTCGTGCTCCAGGCCGAAGAACGGTCCGAGCCCCTGGCGGATGTGCTCGAGGGACTGGACGACCGGGTGAAAGCAACCGACCATTTTGAGTTCTACTGGTTTCCGCACACCGACCGCGCTGCCACCAAGGCGAACACCCGCCTGCCCGGTGCTGCCCGCTGCCGTCCGCCCGGTCCCGCTGCGCGCTGGATTAACGACTCCCTGCTGGCAAACACCGTGTTCCGGGGTACCTGTGCCGTAGGCAGTGCGGTACCGGCGGTTGTCCCTGCCGTGAACGCCGCCGCGGCACGGCTGCTCGGCGGCCGGGACTATTCGGACGCTTCGGCGCGGGTCTTCACCACCCGGCGCAACGTGAGGTTCCGGGAGATGGAGTACGCCGTCCCGGCGGACCGCCTGGGCCCGGCCTTCTCCGCCCTCCGGGAGCTGATCGAGGAGCGCCGCTGGCGGATCTCTTTTCCCGTGGAGGTCCGCTGGGCGGCGGCCGATGACCGCTGGCTGTCCACCGCCTACGGCCGGGAGACCGCCTATATAGCCGTGCACCGCTATTACCGGGAGGACTTCGCCGAGTACTTCGACGCCGTCGAGGAACTTATGCTCGCCCACGGCGGGCGGCCGCATTGGGGCAAGCTGCATTCGCTCCAGGCGGCGGCACTGGCGGAGCGGTACCCGCGTTTCAGGGACTTCCTGGCGGTACGGGAGCAGCTGGATCCGGGCCGGGTCTTCGCGAACGCCTATCTGGACCGGGTGCTGGGCGCCTAA